DNA from Brevibacterium sp. 'Marine':
GACCGGCGGTAGAGCGGATCGGCACACCGCGGGGTCACGAGCACGGCATCGGCGCCGAACGCGGCCGCAGAACGGAAGATGGCACCGACGTTCGTATGATCGACGATGTCCTCGATGACGACGAGGCGCCTGGCGTCGGCGAGCAGTGAGGCGACCGGGGCAAGGACAGGTCGGGCCATCGCGGCCAGCGCCCCTCGGTGGAGGTGGAATCCGGTCAGTGTTTCGACAGCGGAATCCGTGCCGATGAAGATCGGCACATCGCTTTCAGAGATGATGTCGGCCAAGTCGAACAGCCATTTCGGGCTGGTCAGGAACGACCGGGGCGACATTCCGACAGCATGAGCGCGGCGGATGATCTTCGAGGATTCGGCGATGAACAGCCCCTCGGCGGGTTCGCGCACGCTGCGCAGGGCGACATCGGTCAGCTGCGTATAGTCGCGCATCTCATCCAAGCCGCCGACGGCCAGATCCGCTTCGTCGAAGAAGCGCAGACGCTCGACGGCGATCCCGAGTTCAGCGGACCGGTCGATGACCTGCTGCCGAGTCAAGGGAGCCTTGGCCGGAGTATTCACAACGCACGTCCGTTCACAGTGTGAGGATCCTCCAGATCGCCACGAGGCCGAGGGCCACGATGACGGTGCGCAGCAGCACGGGTGAGAACTTCCGCCCGATACGGGCCCCGAAGTACCCGCCGATGAGGGAGCCGATGGCGATGCAGATGACGGCGATCCAGTTGATGCGGTCGTGGCCGACGATGATGTACGTGCTCGCCGAAACCGTATTGACGACGAGGACGAGGACGTTCTTCAGCCCATTGAGTCGCTGCAGATCATCGGGCAGCAGCAGACCGAGCAGGGCGATGAGGATGATGCCCTGGGCGGCCGCGAAGTAACCGCCGTAGATTGCGGTGAGGAAGACGACGGTGAGCACGGCGATGTACCGGCCGGTGGACAGGCGATCCCCCGCCGAGGCAGCCCGATGTTCGACCCCGGCGGCCTCGGCACGGCGCAGGGACCGGCTCTTCAGGTAGCGGGAGAGGTACGGCTGCCCCACGACCATGATCAGAGCCACGACGAGGAGGACCGGCACGATCGTCTCGAAGGCATCCTCGGGCAGGTGCAGCAGCAGATACGCCCCGGTCAGCGACCCGAGCAGAGAGGCGGGAACGAATCCGAGGATCCGCTTCCACTGTCCGCGCAGCTCTTCACGGTACCCGAACGACGAAGCGATGTTGCCGGGGATGAGCCCGACTGCGTTGCTCATCGTCGACACCACCGGCGGCACTCCGAAGGCGACGAGCGCCGGGAAGGTGATGAGCGTTCCGGAGCCGACGACGGCGTTGATGCCACCTGCCGCGATTCCGGCGACGATGACCAGGAGGATCTGCCACGGTTCGAGGCTCAGGTTCGCCAGGAACTCCATGCTCAGAGGGCGGAACGTGCGTGGTAGCGCTGACCGTCCCGGGTGAGCTTGACGTCGATGCCGAAGGTCGCCGCAAGGTTCTCCGCCGTCAGGGTCTCCTCGATCGGACCGGCGGCCAGATCGGTGCCTTCGGACAGCAGCAGCACGTGCGTGATGCCCTCCGGGATCTCCTCGACATGATGGGTGACCATGATCGTGGCCGGCGCCCACTTCGACGACAGAATCTCCGAGAGCGCACCGAGCAGCTCCTCACGCCCACCGAAATCGAGTCCGGACGCCGGCTCGTCGAGCAGCAGCAGCTCCGGGTCGGTCATGAGTGCACGCGCGATCTGCACACGCTTGCGCTCGCCCTCGGACAGCGTGCCGAAGGTGCGATCAGCCAAGTGCGTGATGTGGAACGCGGCCAGCAGATCGCGGGCGCGGTCGATGTCGTCCTGCTCGTATTCCTCCACCCAACGTCCGGTGACGCCGTAGGCGGCGGTGAGCACGGTGTCGAGGACCGCTTCGGAACTGGGAATGCGGTTGGCCAGAATCGTCGAGGCATAGCCGATGCGCGGCCGCAGTTCGAACACGTCGACGCGCCCGAGCTGCTCCTCGAGGATGCTGACCGTCCCCTTTGTCGGATGCATGCGACCGGCCGCGAGTTCGAGCAGGGTCGTCTTGCCCGCACCGTTGGGTCCGAGCACCGCCCAGTGCTCGCCTTCGGCGACGGTCAGCGAGAAATCGTCGAGGAGGAAATTGGTCCCCCGGCGCACGGACACAGAATCCAGATTCAGGACTTCACTCATATCCTCAGACTCTATCGCAGACGGGCCGTCTATCCTGGTTCGACATGGACCTGACGACCGACTCACTGCTGCTGACCCTGGCACTCAACCACCGACTGCGCTCGACCCTGCCCCCTGACGAGGTGACCTCTGCCTTCCTCGACGATGATCGTGATGTTCCTCTCATCGTCTCCGATGAGGTCTTCGACTCGTCCGTGCCCACCGGGCTTCTGCTCTTCATCGCCGAGGCGGCCGCCGCCGGAATCACTCATGCGCGCTTGGCGCTCCACCACCCATCCCTGCCGCATACGACGCCCCCGGTCGATCGCGCCGCCCGAACGAAGGTCGGACGCCACACCGCCCCCGTCATCCTCCACCGCGGTGACGAGCAGGCGGCGATCGCCCTCATCGGCGCCGAAGCGAACGTGGAGATCCTCGCCTGTGCGCCCACCGTCTTCCGCCCCGTCTCGGTCGGAACCGCTCCGGAGGCGCTGCGGCGGCTGCGCCTGCTGGTGATGGAGGGCCTGCGCCTCATCGAGACCATCGACGTCCCCGAGGACTGGCGGCAGGGACCGTGGCGGGATTGGCAGGAGGAGCTGTCGACGATGCATCCGATCTCCCGACTCATCCCCACCGAGGCGGATTCCCGAGCGATCTACGCCGCCCTCGACATCCACCACCGGATGCGCAGCGTGCTCGCCCCTGCGACGGTCGCCCCACCCGAGTTCGGTGCACTGCTGTCTCAGCTGCACCCCGCCGCCGCGGACTACATCATGGCGGTGGCTACGATGAAGGGGTGAATGAGACGCCTGAGGCCACAGCCTCCCAGATCCCCGTCCAACTGCTCGTCATGGACGTCGATTCGACGTTCATCAACGAAGAGGTCATCGACCTCATCGCCGCCCATGCCGGGGTCGGAGACCAGGTCGCCGACATCACCGAACGCGCCATGGCCGGTGAGCTCGACTTCGCCGAATCCCTGGCCGAACGGGTCGCCCTGCTCACCGGGCTGCCGGAGACCGTGCTCGATGAGGTGCGGGAGCAGATCACCCTCACCGAGGGAGCCGCCGACCTGGTCTCGGCCGTGCACGCCTCAGGTGGCCAGGTGGCGCTGGTGTCGGGCGGCTTCACCGCCATCATCGCTCCCGTCGCCGCACAGTTGGGCATCACCGACGTCTTCGCCAACGGACTCGACATCCATGACGGGCTGCTGACCGGGCGGACGAACGGCCGTGTCATCGACCCGAGCGCCAAGGCCGAGATCTTCGAGGACCTGCTCGCTGCCGGCGGATACGATCGTGCCGCCTCGGTGGCGGTCGGGGACGGCGCCAATGACATCGGCATGATCGAGGCCGCTGGTCTCGGAGTCGCCTTCTGTGCGAAGCCGGCTCTCGTCGCCGCAGCGGACGCGTCCGTGGAGACACGTGACCTGCGTGCCGTGATCGACCTTGTCGCTGCCCGTGCAGACGTGTGAACGATCCCGCCGAGGGTGTGGCACCGGTGCCATCGGCCGCTGACTGACCGAAGACGCCTGTGGCGCTGACGAATCTTTCGTCAGCGCCACAGGCGTCTGAGATCGCGTCGTTCAGGCGGAGCGTTCAGACTCCGTGGAAGACCCGGATCTGCGGGGCAGGAAAGTGCCCCGGCTCCACGTCCCAGCTCTCGAGGTCGAAGACCGCGATCGAGGAGGGACGGAACGTATCGGGAACCCCGCCTTCCGGATTGAGGTGGCCGACCACCTCGGCGACGGTGGGCTGGTGGCCCACGATATACGCGCACTGCGCATCCGCGGGGATTGAATTGATCGCATCCAGCCAGTCGTCGACGGACCCGGCGTAGAGCGAGGGATCCTCACTCAGGGTCAGCTCACCCGGTTCGTCGAGGTTACCTCCATGAGCGCGGTTGACCGCTTCGACAACGGCCTGACCGGTCTGCACGGTGCGCCTGGCCGCCGAGGCGATGGCCACATCGGGTGACCAGCGCTCGGCGATCTCGGCTCCGGCTTCGACGGCCTGAGCCAGGCCCTTGGCATCCAGGGACCGTTCGAAGTCGGTGGGACCATGCGCTTCCGCCTTGGCGTGGCGGGCGAGGATGAGCACAGGCATGGGATGTCTCAGGCTCCGGTGGAGTGGAATCCGCCGTCGACGTGGATCATCTCGCCGGTGGTGGCGGGGAACCAGTCGGAGAGCAGGGCGACGATGGCCTTGCCGGCAGGGGTGGTGTCCGTCTGATCCCAGCCCAGGGGTGCGCGGTCGCCCCACATGTCTTCGAGCGTTCCGAAACCGGGGATGGAGGTGGCGGCGGTGGTCTTCAGCGGTCCGGCCGAGACGAGGTTGACGCGCACGCCGTCTTCGCCGACGTACTTGGCGAGGTAGCGGGCGGTCGATTCGAAGGCGGCCTTGGCCACACCCATCCAGTCGTAGACAGGCCAGGAGATGGTCGCATCGAAGGTCAGCCCGACGATTCCGGCGCCCTTGTTGAGCACGGGCTTCGCGGCCACGGCGATGGCCTTGAGCGAGTAGGCGGAGACGTGGATGGCCGCGGACACGGAGTCCCACGGGGTGTCGAGGAAGACTCCGCCGAGGGCGTCCTTCGGTGCGAAGGCGATGGCGTGGACGATTCCGTCGATGTTGCCGCCGAGGCGCTCGGGCAGGGCGTTCAGATCCTCTTCGTTCGTGGCGTCGAGTTCGATGACCTGCGGGGTCTGCGGCAGACGTTCGGCGATCACCTGAGTGATCTTCATCTGGCGGCCGAAGCTCGAGAGGATGACCTCGGCTCCCTGCTCCTGTGCGATGCGAGCAGCGGCGAAGGCGATCGAAGCCTCGGTGAGCACGCCGGTGACGAGAATGCGCTTTCCGTCAAGAATTCCCATGGTGGTCCTTTCGAAAGGAAGGTGGTTGCGTGTGCATGACGCCGCTTCGGGCGGTGTCTCTGTATCGAAGTCTACGGGCTGTGGCCCGGCGGGGCCGCATCGTCTGCGGCCCAGGATCCGGTTGTGACCGGCCCAGCACCGTCTGGGTCAGTGGCCCATTCCCAGTCCGCCGTCGACGGGGATGACGGCACCGGAGATGTACGCGGCTTCATCGGAGGCCACCCAGCGGACGACCTTGGCGACCTCGTCGGCCTCGGCGAAGCGTTTGGCCGGAATCGTCGACAGGTACTCTGATCGCTGCTTCTCGCTGAGCTCATCGGTCATATCCGTGCGGATGAAGCCGGGGGCGACGACATTCGCGGTGATTCCGCGGGAGCCGACCTCGCGGGTGATGGAGCGGGCGAAGCCGACGAGACCGGCCTTCGACGCCGAGTAGTTCGCCTGGCCGGGGACGCCGTAGAGTCCCGACACCGACGAGATGAGGACGATGCGGCCCCTCTTCGCGCGGATCATCCCGGTGATTCCGCGCTTGACGGTGCGGAAGGCACCGGTGAGATTCGTGTCGATGACGGATTCGAATTCGTCATCGTTCATCCGCATGAGCAGATTGTCGGCGGTGATTCCGGCATTGGCCACGACGACCTCGACGGGGCCGAGCTTCTCCTCGATCTCGGTGAACGCCCGATCGATCGATTCGCTGTCGGTGACATCGGCGGCCACGGCAAGAGCACCCTCCGGGGCCTGACCGTTGCGGGAGGTGACGGCCACCTTGTCCCCTTGGGCGAGGAACTCCTCGGCGATGGTGCGGCCGATTCCGCGATTGCCGCCGGTGACGAGGACTGTGCGTGGTTCTGACACGTGGGTCTCCTGTTGATCGACTGTGTTCTTCACATCTGTCGTGGACAAACCTATCCTGTTCTTCGGCCCATGGATACGACTCTCACAAAGGACGAGTATCATGTTTGGCAGTCATCGATCGAAGAAGGATATGGTCAGGCACGCTCAGCAGATCACAACGGCAGACACCGCCCTTGATGACGATATGCGGTCTCGGATCATCAAGTATTCGATCACCATGGGCATCAGGACGGTCTGCTTCGTGGCCGCCTATTTCGCTTTCGTCGCCGATCTGCACATCCTCATGTGGATCTGCGTGGCAGGTGCCGTCGTCCTCCCCTACCCTGCGGTGATCTTCGCCAATGCGGGCCGCGAACGCACCAGCGATGATCGTTCCGCACTGCTCGAACCGGCCCCGCTGGCGGAGCTGCCGCCGGCGCGCGGTGAGACGATCTCCGGCGACACCCTCGACGGGGAGACCGTCGAAGAGGAAACAGTCGACGACGCAGATCCCGGAGGCGGCGCAGATCCCCGAGGCGGCGACCCGGACGGGACCGACCCCGACGCGACCGATTCAGGCGCGGATCACCAGCACGAAACGATCCGGGGCGAGACGGTCCCGGGAGAGACCATCCCGGGAGAAACCGTCCAAGGTGAGACCGTCGACGACAACGACGACGACAGGAGGGACCAGGTTTGAGCGAGCAGCTGCAGTGCTCCGCGAAGGAATGCCGGGCGTTCGCGACCCGCGCCCTGCTGTGGAACAACCCCCGCGTCCACACCCCTGAGAGGAAGAAGACGTGGTTGGCCTGTGATGAGCATCTCGTCTATCTGCGTGACTTTCTGACGCTGCGCGACTTCTTCATCACCGACGTCTCCGTCGACGAGATTCCAGAGGATGCAGGTTGAGCCGTTATTCCTTCCTCTTCTCCGCACGCTGGCTCAAATACATCGCCATGGCGATCATCGTCATCATCGCCTGCGTGTTCCTCGCCCTGTGGCAGAAGGACCGCCGCGATCAGCGCGAGCAGGAGATCGCGACGATCACCGCGAACTACTCCGCCGACCCCGTCGACATCACCTCGGTGCTCTCGACACCGGATTCCACGCTGGGCACCACCGATGAGTGGACCCAGGTGGAACTGACCGGTGAGTACTCCGACTCCGACACCGTCCTCGCGCGCAACCGCACAGTCGGAGACGAACCCGGCTTCTATGTGGTGACTCCGTTCGAGATCAGCGGCGGTTCGACGATCGCCGTCGTCCGCGGATTCACCGCCGAACAGGATTCCGTGCCGCCGGCGCCGCAGGGTGAGCAGACCGTGGTCGCTCATCTGCGTCCCGCTCAGGACGGGTCCGAGGATGAGAACCCGAAGGGCCTCATCAAAGCCATCGATCCCGCGCGCATTCCCGGAATGGATGACGCCTATTCGCATGTCTATGTCGAGGCCTCACCAGCGGAGACCGGCGGTTCCCCGGAAGAAGCACTGACCCCGCTGCCGATGCCCGAGCTCGATCCGGGCAACCACCTGTCCTATATGCTCCAGTGGTTCGCCTTCGGGATCATGATCATCATCGCCGTGGTCATCTCGGCCCGCCGTGAACGCAAGGCCGCCGCCGAGGCGGTCGAACACGGCGCTGCTGCCGAAAATGACATGGTCGTCATCGACAAAGCCGCGCTCGATGCGGGGGCGAAGATCAGCCAGCCGGGCAGCCGCTACGGCCGCAACCGCTGGGCCTCGCCCACCGTGCGCGGGCAGGCAGAAGCCGACGAGGATGCCCTGTTCGAGGAGCGCTTCCGTTCCCAGTGAGCCGATCAGCCGGGTGAGGCCGACCGGCTCAGCCGAGTGCGTTGAACCGGCTCAGGCGAGCGTGACGAGGTCGAGGTACGTGTCGTTCCACAGATCCTCGTCGCCGTCGGGCAGCAAGAGCACGCGGTCGGGATCGAGCGCGGACACCGCACCTTCATCGTGGGTGACGAGCACGATCGCACCTTCGTAGCGGCGGATCGCCGAGAGGATCTCCTCACGGGAGGCGGGATCGAGGTTGTTCGTCGGCTCGTCGAGCAGCAGCACGTTCGCACTCGAGACGACAAGAGTGGCCAGCGCCAGACGTGTCTTCTCTCCACCGGAGAGTACTCCGGCAGGCTTGTGCACATCGTCACCGCTGAACAGGAACGATCCGAGCACATTGCGCACCGCGGTGTCATCGAGATGCGGGGAGTTCCTCGACATGTTCTCCAGAACGGTGCGCTCGAGGTCGAGAGTCTCGTGCTCCTGCGCGTAGTATCCGAGCTTGAGACCGTGTCCCGGCACGACCTCTCCGGAATCGGGTTCGTCGAGTCCGGCGAGCAGTCGCAGCAGAGTCGTCTTGCCGGCCCCGTTGTAGCCGAGTACGACGACTCGTGTGCCCTTGTCGATTGCGAGGTCGACACCGGTGAACACCTCGGTCGAGCCGAAGCTGCGGGAGAGTCCCTCGGCCGTCAGCGGCACACGACCGCAGTCGGCCGGGGCGGGGAAGCGCAGATTCGCAACCTTCTCCGTGGCGCGTTCGTCCTCGAGCCCGGCGAGCAGTCGGTCGGCGCGCTTGGCCATCTGCTGGGCGGCGACCGTCTTCGTCGCCTTCGCCATCATCTTGTTCGCCTGGGCGTTGAGCGCCGCAGCCTTCTTCTCGGCATTGGCACGTTCGCGGCGGCGACGCCGCTCATCGTCCTCACGCTGTTTGAGGTAGAGCCGGTAGCCCATCGAATAGATGTCGATGGTCTGACGCGTGGCATCGAGGAAGAAGACCTTGTTGACCACCTCGTCGATGAGGTCGAGGTCGTGGCTGATGATGATCAGACCACCGGAGTAGGCCTTGAGATGGTCGCGCAGCCACAGCACGGATTCCGCGTCGAGGTGGTTCGTCGGCTCGTCGAGGATCATCGTGTCCGGAGCCGAGAACAGGATCCGGGCGAGTTCCACACGCCGGCGCTGACCGCCGGACAGCGTCCCGATCTCCTGGCTGATCAGTGCCTCGTCGAGGCCGAGGTTCGCGGCGATGGCGAAGGCTTCGGACTCGGCTGCATAGCCGCCGGCGGCGATGAACTCGGCTTCGATGCGCGGGTACCGGTCGATGGCCTTCGTCGCCACCTTCTCGTCCGGAGAGGCCATCTGCCGTTCGGCCTTGCGCAGACGCTTGACGAGGACATCGAGGTCGCGCACCGAGAGGATGCGTTCCATTCCGGTGGCGGTGAGGTCACCGCTGCGCGGATCCTGCGGCAGATAGCCGACGGTGCCGGAGATCGACACGGATCCGGATTGAGCCGGGTGTCCGCCCATGATCACCTTGGTCAGGGTCGTCTTGCCGGCGCCGTTGCGGCCGACGAGACCGACACGGTCGCCCTTGTCGACGCGGAAGGACACTTCGGACATGAGTGTGCGGGCGCCGACGGCGACTTCGAGGCCGGAGGCCTGAATCATTCTGTCTCCAAACTGCGGCCGATGAGTTCGGCCAGAAATTCTTGGGGGTGGATGCCGCGGGCCTGTGCCCGGGCGACGAGTTCATCCGCGACTGAGGACGGGACGCGACAGGACACGACGGTGGAGTTCGGCTCTGCCGGTTCGTCGTCTGCCGTCGCGGTCGACGTGCCCGCGGGGACGTATCCGGGGCCCTCCGGCACGGGCGTGCCCTTCTGGAAGGCGGTGGCGGCCGCGCGGGCGCGATCATCCGCAGCCTCATTGAGTTCGTGGTTGTTGTGGCCCTTGACCCACTCGAACTCGACCGTCCGCCCGCTCAATGCCTCATCGAGAGACGCTAAGAGGTCCTTGTTGAGGACTTCTTTTCCATCGGCCTTCTTCCACCCTTTGCGCTTCCACCCCGGCATCCATTTGGTCAGGGCGTTGATGACGTACTGCGAATCACAGTATATCTTCAGCCCGTCATCGCTGTCCGCGGTCGACCGGAGCAGGTCGAGGACGGCCATGAGCTCACCGCGGTTGTTCGTCGCGTTCTTCCACCCGCCGGCATGCCAGGAGGTGTCGTCGATGTACCAGGCCCACCCGGCGGGTCCGGGGTTGCCGAGTGCGGATCCGTCGGCGGCAGCGATGATCGTCAATGGGTCTCCTTGGAAAGTCGGATTCCATTCTTTCACGCCGCACTCGGGATCTCCGGCCGCGGGGCGGTGATCTCCGCGACCCTGCCCGGAGACGATGGCCGGATCGGACGACGATCGCCGAGGCGGGGCGACCTGAGAAGGTCAGCCCCGCCTCGGCGATGGTGTTCAGTCTTGGATCAGATGTTGAATCCGAGGGCGCGCATCTGTTCGCGGCCGTCCTCGGTGATCTTCTCCGGACCCCATGGCGGCATCCAGACCCAGTTGATCCGGTAGGCCGGCACGATCCCCTCGAGCGACTGTGCGGTCTGGTCCTCGATGACGTCGGTCAGCGGGCAGGCCGCCGAGGTCAGGGTCATCTCGATCACGGCGGTGCCGTCGTCTTCGACCGAGAGTCCGTACACGAGGCCGAGGTCGACGATGTTGACACCGAGCTCGGGATCGACGACGTCCATCATCGCCTCGCGCACTTCGTCGACGCTGGCATTCTGCGGTGCGTCAATGACTTCAGGCATTGTGTTTCTCCTCACGAGCTGCTTGTGCTTGGTTGAGTGCGTCCTTGAACGCCATCCATGCCAGGAGAGCGCATTTGATCCTGGCCGGGAACTTCGACACTCCGGTGAACGCCGCGGCGTCCCCGAGAATCGACTCATCCGCGTCCATTGTCCCACGGGAATGCATGAGTTCGTGGAACGCGCCTTCGATCTCGAGCATCTGCGACACGGAGGAATCGGCGGCCAGTTCGGACAGCACTGAGGCCGAGGCCATCGAGATCGAACAGCCGTCTCCGGTCCACCGCACCGCGATCGTGCCGTCATCACGCAGTTCGGTTTCGAGTTCGATCTCATCGCCGCACGTGGGGTTCACCTGATGCGAATGTCCGTGCGGTGACTCTGCTGCGTCACGGAGCAGTTCGGTGTTGCCGATGCGTGCCCGCGACTGGTCGAGGATGACCTGCTGGTAGAGCTGCTGCATCTGTGTGCTCATCGGTTCGCTCCCCTCCTCATGCGGCTCCGAAGAAGGGCCGCACTTCCGCCAGAGCAGAAAGGAAGCGGGTGCAGTCTTCGACGTTGTTGTACAGATACGTGCTCGCCCGCGTCGAGGCGGTGACCCCGAAGCGGCGGTGCAGCGGCTGAGCGCAGTGGTGGCCCACCCGCACGGCGATGCCCTGCGAGTCGAGATACTGTCCGACGTCGTGGGCGTGCACGCCGTCGACGTCGAAGGCCACCGTCCCGATCCGGTCTTCGGCCTCGCCGAGGATGCGGATTCCGGGGATCTGGCCGATCCCGTCGAGGAGGACTCGGGCGAGCTCCTTCTCATGTTCGAGAACATTGTCCAGCCCCACCTCGGTGAGGTAGCCGATCGCTGTCGCGAATGCCGCCACCTCGGCGACCGGCTGCGTGCCGGCCTCGAACCGCTGCGGAGCGGGCATGAACGCGGTCTCGTCCATGGTCACCGTGGTGATCATGGATCCGCCCGTGAGCACCGGCGGCAGAGCGTCGAGCAGCTCCGCCTTGCCCCACAGCGCACCCAGACCGGTGGGGCCGAGAGCCTTGTGGGCGGAGAAGGCGGCGAAGTCGACGTCGAGGTCGACGAAGTCCACGGGCATATGCGGTACGGACTGGCAGGCGTCGAGCACGACGTAGGCTCCGACGGCGCGGGCCCGTTCGACGAGGCGGTCGACCGGGTTGATCGTGCCGAGGACGTTGGAGACGTGCGTGAACGCGAGCACCTTCGTCGATTCGTCGACGATCGTGTCGAGGTCGGTCAGATCGAGTTCACCGGAATCGGTGACCGGCAGCCAGCGCAGCTGTGCTCCTGTGGAGGCGGCCAGCTGCTGCCACGGCACGAGATTCGCGTGATGCTCCATCTCGGTCACCACGATCGAATCACCGGGGACGAGGGCGAAGCGCTCCGCGTCGTCTCCCCCGAAGCCGTGGCTGGCCCGATCCATGCCGAGGGCCACGATGTTGAGCGCCTCGGTGGCGTTCTTCGTCCAGCACACCTGCTCCGGTGTCCCGCCGACGAGTCCGGCAGCCGCGATCCGACCGTTCTCGAAGGCGTCCGTGGCCTCGACGGCCAGGGAGTGTGCGCCCCGGTGGACGGCGGCGTTGCGCTGCTGGAAGTACTCGACGAAGGTGTCGATGACGCACTGCGGCTTCTGCGATGTCGCGCCCGAGTCGAGATACGACAGCGGCGACTCCCCGACCCTCACATCGAGGATCGGGAAGTCGCCCCTCAGACGTGAGAACATCAGGCCTTCTGGAAGAAGCGGTCGTAGCCTTCGTTCTCGAGGCGTTCGGCCAGTTCCGGTCCGCCTTCCTCGGCCACCTTGCCCTCGATGATCACGTGGACGTGATCGGGCTTGATGTAGTTGAGGATGCGCGTGTAGTGGGTGATGAGCATGATGCCGACGTCGGTGGCGTCCTTGACGCGGTTGACGCCTTCGGACACGATGCGCAGCGCGTCGACGTCGAGGCCGGAGTCGGTCTCGTCGAGGACGGCGAACTTCGGCTTCAGCATCTCGAGCTGCAGGATCTCGTGACGCTTCTTCTCGCCACCGGAGAAGCCTTCGTTGACGTTGCGCGAAGCGAAGGCGGGATCGACGCGGAGGTTCTCCATGGCCTGCTTGAGGTCCTTGGTCCAATTGCGCAGCTTCGGAGCTTCACCGTCGATGGCGGTCTTGGCCGAACGGAGGAAGTTCGTCACGGTCACGCCGGGAACCTCGACGGGATACTGCATGGCCAGGAACAGTCCGGCCTTGGCACGCTCGTCGACGGACATCTCGAGGACGTCCTCACCGTCGAGGGTGACCGAACCGGAGGTCACTTCGTACTTGGGGTGGCCGGCCAGCGCGTAGGCCAGGGTCGACTTGCCGGAGCCGTTGGGGCCCATGATGGCGTGGGTCTCGTTCGTGTTGATGACGAGGTTGATGCCGTTGAGGATGGGCTTGAGACCGGTATCGGTGTTGACACCGACGTGCAGGTCTTCGATTGTGAGAGTGGACATAATGATCCTTCTTCTTCGGTCTTGAGGTCAGTTCAGGGTGGTGTTCGGGTCGACGAGGATGCGACCGGCGATCTCTTTGCAGTCATAGACCGCGACGGGTTCGAACGCCGGCGGATTCACCGGTTTGCCCGTTGTGAGGTCGAACTGCGAGCCGTGCAGCCAGCATTCGATTGTGCAGTCCTCGACGTCTCCTTCGGCCAACGACACCTCACCGTGGGTGCACAGGTCGTCGATGGCGTGGATGGTGCCGTCGGAGTCGCGAGCGATGCAGATCTCATACTCGCCGACCTCGATGCGCATGGTGCCGCCGGGAGCCACCTCGTCGGCGGCCGCCACGTCGATCATGGTCACAGAACACTCCGGGACAGTTCGTCTTCGATGCGTTCGTTGAGCACGTCTTCGATCTCGGGCACCTGGATCTTCTGGATCACTTCGTTGAAGAATCCGCGGACCACGAGCTGACGGGCGACGTCCTCGGGGATGCCGCGGCTCATCAGGTAGAACAGGTGCTCCTCATCGAAGCGACCCACCGAGGAGGCGTGACCGGCACCGGCGATGTCGCCGGTCTCGATCTCGAGGTTCGGCACCGAGTCGGCGCGGGCGCCGTCGGTGAGGATGAGGTTCCGGTTGAGCTCGTAGGTGTCGATGTCGAGGGCTTCGGGACGGATGAGCACATCGCCGATCCACACGCTGCGCGCGTCCTTGCCCTGCAGAGCGCCCTTGTA
Protein-coding regions in this window:
- a CDS encoding RNA methyltransferase, translated to MRDYTQLTDVALRSVREPAEGLFIAESSKIIRRAHAVGMSPRSFLTSPKWLFDLADIISESDVPIFIGTDSAVETLTGFHLHRGALAAMARPVLAPVASLLADARRLVVIEDIVDHTNVGAIFRSAAAFGADAVLVTPRCADPLYRRSIRVSMGTVFQVPWTRVESWPGGIVELQDAGFHVAALALDDDSVSLREFAATAPERTAVVFGTEGDGLKRSTIAACDSTVMIPMSGGVDSLNVAAASAVTCFALQEE
- a CDS encoding sulfite exporter TauE/SafE family protein, encoding MEFLANLSLEPWQILLVIVAGIAAGGINAVVGSGTLITFPALVAFGVPPVVSTMSNAVGLIPGNIASSFGYREELRGQWKRILGFVPASLLGSLTGAYLLLHLPEDAFETIVPVLLVVALIMVVGQPYLSRYLKSRSLRRAEAAGVEHRAASAGDRLSTGRYIAVLTVVFLTAIYGGYFAAAQGIILIALLGLLLPDDLQRLNGLKNVLVLVVNTVSASTYIIVGHDRINWIAVICIAIGSLIGGYFGARIGRKFSPVLLRTVIVALGLVAIWRILTL
- a CDS encoding ABC transporter ATP-binding protein — protein: MSEVLNLDSVSVRRGTNFLLDDFSLTVAEGEHWAVLGPNGAGKTTLLELAAGRMHPTKGTVSILEEQLGRVDVFELRPRIGYASTILANRIPSSEAVLDTVLTAAYGVTGRWVEEYEQDDIDRARDLLAAFHITHLADRTFGTLSEGERKRVQIARALMTDPELLLLDEPASGLDFGGREELLGALSEILSSKWAPATIMVTHHVEEIPEGITHVLLLSEGTDLAAGPIEETLTAENLAATFGIDVKLTRDGQRYHARSAL
- the serB gene encoding phosphoserine phosphatase SerB yields the protein MNETPEATASQIPVQLLVMDVDSTFINEEVIDLIAAHAGVGDQVADITERAMAGELDFAESLAERVALLTGLPETVLDEVREQITLTEGAADLVSAVHASGGQVALVSGGFTAIIAPVAAQLGITDVFANGLDIHDGLLTGRTNGRVIDPSAKAEIFEDLLAAGGYDRAASVAVGDGANDIGMIEAAGLGVAFCAKPALVAAADASVETRDLRAVIDLVAARADV
- a CDS encoding histidine phosphatase family protein, whose translation is MPVLILARHAKAEAHGPTDFERSLDAKGLAQAVEAGAEIAERWSPDVAIASAARRTVQTGQAVVEAVNRAHGGNLDEPGELTLSEDPSLYAGSVDDWLDAINSIPADAQCAYIVGHQPTVAEVVGHLNPEGGVPDTFRPSSIAVFDLESWDVEPGHFPAPQIRVFHGV
- the fabI gene encoding enoyl-ACP reductase FabI — encoded protein: MGILDGKRILVTGVLTEASIAFAAARIAQEQGAEVILSSFGRQMKITQVIAERLPQTPQVIELDATNEEDLNALPERLGGNIDGIVHAIAFAPKDALGGVFLDTPWDSVSAAIHVSAYSLKAIAVAAKPVLNKGAGIVGLTFDATISWPVYDWMGVAKAAFESTARYLAKYVGEDGVRVNLVSAGPLKTTAATSIPGFGTLEDMWGDRAPLGWDQTDTTPAGKAIVALLSDWFPATTGEMIHVDGGFHSTGA
- a CDS encoding beta-ketoacyl-ACP reductase, with protein sequence MSEPRTVLVTGGNRGIGRTIAEEFLAQGDKVAVTSRNGQAPEGALAVAADVTDSESIDRAFTEIEEKLGPVEVVVANAGITADNLLMRMNDDEFESVIDTNLTGAFRTVKRGITGMIRAKRGRIVLISSVSGLYGVPGQANYSASKAGLVGFARSITREVGSRGITANVVAPGFIRTDMTDELSEKQRSEYLSTIPAKRFAEADEVAKVVRWVASDEAAYISGAVIPVDGGLGMGH
- a CDS encoding DUF3099 domain-containing protein; this translates as MVRHAQQITTADTALDDDMRSRIIKYSITMGIRTVCFVAAYFAFVADLHILMWICVAGAVVLPYPAVIFANAGRERTSDDRSALLEPAPLAELPPARGETISGDTLDGETVEEETVDDADPGGGADPRGGDPDGTDPDATDSGADHQHETIRGETVPGETIPGETVQGETVDDNDDDRRDQV